The proteins below come from a single Nocardiopsis gilva YIM 90087 genomic window:
- a CDS encoding ArsR/SmtB family transcription factor has product MDEVFKALADPSRRRLLDSLNARNGQSLRELGAGLDMSRQSVSKHLAVLESANLVTTVWRGREKLHYLNAVPINAIAERWISQYDRARASALADLKNALEGDTVANPEFVYTTYINTTPERLWQALTDPAFTRRYWGPAFETDWAAGSPMVWEESGVRTADPQQVVLESDPYRRLAYTWHTFTPQWAESAGVGEETLATLAAEPRSKVTFEIEPRGHMVKLTVIHDGFEPGSIALEMVREGWPHLLSGLKTLLETGEPLPAEPAG; this is encoded by the coding sequence ATGGACGAGGTGTTCAAGGCGCTGGCCGACCCCAGTCGCCGACGGCTGCTGGACAGCCTGAACGCCAGGAACGGGCAGAGTCTGCGGGAACTGGGTGCCGGACTGGACATGTCGCGGCAGTCGGTCAGCAAGCACCTTGCGGTTTTGGAGTCCGCGAACCTGGTCACCACGGTGTGGCGCGGGCGGGAGAAGCTGCACTACCTGAATGCTGTCCCCATCAACGCCATCGCCGAACGCTGGATCAGTCAGTACGACCGAGCGCGGGCGAGCGCGCTCGCCGACCTGAAGAACGCATTGGAGGGGGACACCGTGGCGAATCCGGAGTTCGTCTACACGACCTACATCAACACCACGCCGGAGCGGCTCTGGCAGGCGCTGACCGACCCGGCCTTCACCCGACGCTACTGGGGGCCGGCGTTCGAGACCGACTGGGCGGCCGGATCGCCCATGGTCTGGGAGGAATCCGGGGTGCGGACCGCCGATCCGCAGCAGGTGGTGCTGGAATCCGATCCCTACCGCCGACTCGCCTATACCTGGCATACCTTCACGCCCCAATGGGCCGAGTCCGCCGGGGTCGGCGAGGAAACCCTCGCCACGCTGGCCGCCGAGCCGCGGTCGAAGGTGACCTTCGAGATCGAACCGCGCGGGCACATGGTCAAGCTGACCGTCATCCACGACGGGTTCGAACCTGGCAGCATCGCACTCGAAATGGTCCGGGAGGGGTGGCCGCATCTGTTGTCGGGCCTCAAGACCCTGCTGGAGACCGGAGAACCCCTTCCCGCCGAACCGGCCGGGTAG
- a CDS encoding MFS transporter, with protein sequence MPRTSPEPCTDAGGTPPRLAPSAETPAPAYAPLARSITAFVLTALLATGQLYAVIPLMDQLADDWNTPATSMTWMASAFGFGYAGGFVLFGPLSERYGHRRVIVAGLAATAITTAFIAAAPGFGTAVALRVLQGIATAAFPPTVLAYIAQRIAPSRRALTTAAVTTSFLASAVVGQLAAQTIGDALGWRAVFLASAAGFAAMAVILLLVMLPHPRGGTASPLEAYRAIPALLRAPRLRLLYAATPAVFGSFVAVYTGIQLSGIVTDPRDLVALRASALPVMVAVPLLTPWLSRIRSDVRVTLAMLLSAVALLVIGVMSPGSTAMAVLLMAFAAGITITAPAMLQTVGARTDTALSTAISLSTFWFFVGASLGPQLAAVVTPHGFDVLLYTLATVLTVGAALVLASQERSR encoded by the coding sequence ATGCCACGAACCTCGCCCGAACCATGCACCGATGCCGGAGGCACCCCTCCGCGCCTCGCCCCGTCAGCGGAAACCCCCGCGCCCGCCTATGCCCCGCTTGCCCGCAGTATCACGGCCTTCGTCCTGACAGCGCTGCTCGCCACCGGTCAGCTCTACGCGGTGATCCCGCTGATGGACCAGCTGGCCGACGACTGGAACACGCCCGCGACCTCCATGACGTGGATGGCCAGTGCCTTCGGGTTCGGCTACGCGGGCGGCTTCGTGCTGTTCGGCCCGCTCTCCGAGCGCTACGGCCACCGGCGCGTCATCGTCGCAGGACTCGCCGCGACCGCGATCACCACCGCGTTCATCGCGGCCGCCCCGGGCTTCGGAACGGCCGTCGCGCTCCGCGTCCTGCAGGGCATCGCGACCGCGGCGTTCCCGCCCACCGTGCTCGCCTACATCGCCCAGCGGATCGCGCCTTCGCGCCGCGCCCTCACCACCGCCGCCGTGACGACGTCGTTCCTCGCGTCGGCCGTTGTCGGCCAGTTGGCGGCGCAAACCATCGGCGACGCACTCGGGTGGCGCGCGGTCTTCCTCGCCAGCGCGGCCGGCTTCGCGGCCATGGCGGTGATCCTGCTCCTCGTGATGCTGCCTCACCCGCGCGGCGGGACGGCCTCGCCGTTGGAGGCGTACCGAGCGATCCCCGCCCTGCTGCGTGCTCCGCGCCTGCGCCTGCTCTACGCGGCGACGCCCGCCGTCTTCGGTTCCTTCGTGGCGGTGTACACCGGGATCCAGCTCAGCGGAATCGTCACCGACCCCCGGGACCTCGTCGCCCTGCGGGCCAGCGCGCTACCGGTGATGGTGGCCGTCCCACTGCTGACGCCGTGGCTGAGCCGAATCCGCAGCGACGTCAGAGTCACCCTCGCGATGCTGCTCAGCGCGGTGGCGTTGCTGGTGATCGGTGTTATGTCGCCGGGAAGCACGGCGATGGCCGTCCTGCTCATGGCCTTCGCCGCCGGAATCACCATCACCGCCCCGGCGATGCTGCAGACCGTCGGCGCCCGAACCGACACGGCGCTCTCCACGGCGATCTCACTGTCGACCTTTTGGTTCTTCGTCGGAGCCAGCCTCGGTCCCCAACTCGCGGCTGTGGTGACACCGCACGGCTTCGACGTACTGCTCTACACGCTCGCCACCGTGCTCACCGTCGGCGCCGCACTCGTCCTCGCCTCCCAAGAACGATCCCGCTGA
- a CDS encoding TetR family transcriptional regulator translates to MTRSSDATRKSLLEAARAEFAAQGLAGARVDRIADRAGINKERIYRYFGGKDGLFDAVMAAALQDFAEVVALPAHGGDIGEYVGRLYDHHQRHPEMVRLLLWEGLDDRGPTEGHAEHYRRRKEALAAGLGRAADAEVGRVMLTLCGLANWPNSVPQVARMLLGDEAPDTPDGRARMRAFLVSFARAAVERDTAEGDIAVPDGREGGSSQEVDRQAVNGLTDGGVDTAADDLRRALAEADAARDRLISAMRAEHDGGRGTSANRLARKVDGLMSRPLVLRALAGGDHVEQGVEDGA, encoded by the coding sequence ATGACGAGGAGTTCCGATGCCACCAGGAAGTCCCTGCTGGAGGCGGCACGCGCGGAGTTCGCCGCACAGGGCTTGGCCGGTGCGCGCGTTGACCGCATCGCCGATCGAGCGGGGATCAACAAGGAGCGCATCTACCGGTACTTCGGCGGCAAGGACGGACTCTTCGACGCCGTCATGGCCGCCGCACTCCAGGACTTCGCCGAGGTCGTCGCCCTTCCCGCGCACGGCGGTGACATCGGCGAGTACGTGGGTCGGCTCTACGACCACCACCAGCGCCACCCGGAGATGGTCCGGTTGCTGCTGTGGGAGGGGCTCGACGACCGCGGGCCGACGGAGGGCCACGCCGAGCACTACCGGCGCCGCAAAGAGGCCCTGGCCGCCGGTCTGGGGCGGGCGGCGGACGCGGAGGTGGGCCGCGTGATGCTCACCCTCTGCGGCCTGGCGAACTGGCCGAACTCCGTCCCGCAGGTGGCGCGGATGCTTCTGGGGGACGAGGCGCCCGACACCCCCGATGGGCGGGCGAGGATGCGTGCTTTCCTGGTGTCGTTCGCCCGTGCGGCGGTTGAGCGCGACACCGCTGAGGGCGACATCGCGGTGCCGGACGGGCGCGAGGGGGGAAGTAGTCAAGAGGTTGACCGTCAAGCGGTCAATGGGTTGACCGACGGGGGCGTCGATACGGCCGCCGATGACCTCCGCCGGGCCCTGGCGGAGGCCGACGCGGCCCGCGACCGCCTGATCTCCGCCATGCGCGCCGAGCACGACGGAGGCCGGGGTACCAGCGCCAACCGCCTGGCGCGCAAGGTCGACGGTCTGATGTCCCGCCCTCTCGTGTTGCGTGCCCTCGCCGGGGGAGACCATGTGGAACAGGGGGTCGAGGACGGCGCTTGA
- a CDS encoding PrsW family glutamic-type intramembrane protease, producing the protein MHAPHAPMTSPPKMRTWQTIFFSGLLLWVATVVVTFLTGNTNLLPTIVLLGSFLVPVTFVAWAYERDRGGNVTVETLFTAFVVGGILGVLGASLLEGYLLHPSPLLYLGVGTIEEFVKLLALLFVARDLTHRTRRDGLVLGATVGFGFAAFESAGYALNSLVTAQGLDLVALVQTEVLRGLLAPVGHGLWTAILGGVLFAASSAGPSWRFTPGVIGTFVGVAVLHALWDSVHGIAITLTLMFTGLPWQTLLLRIGRMPAPTQAQANLVNLLDFVGLLVIAAIGVLWLWVLAMTGRGRREAISLAAPSGPAGPPGHRGAAGPVRPAPTGQPGAPVAPDHPTGSERRDVPETHEEPDD; encoded by the coding sequence TTGCACGCGCCGCACGCCCCGATGACGTCGCCGCCGAAGATGCGGACGTGGCAAACGATCTTCTTCAGCGGTCTGCTGCTGTGGGTCGCGACGGTGGTGGTCACCTTCCTGACGGGGAACACCAACCTGCTGCCCACCATCGTGCTGCTGGGCAGCTTTCTGGTGCCGGTGACCTTCGTCGCCTGGGCCTACGAGCGCGACCGCGGCGGGAACGTCACCGTGGAGACGCTGTTCACCGCGTTCGTGGTCGGCGGGATCCTGGGCGTGCTCGGCGCCTCCCTGCTGGAGGGCTACCTCCTGCACCCGTCTCCCCTCCTGTACCTCGGCGTCGGCACCATCGAGGAGTTCGTGAAGCTGCTCGCGCTGCTCTTCGTCGCCCGCGACCTCACGCACCGGACGCGGCGCGACGGGCTCGTGCTCGGCGCGACTGTCGGATTCGGCTTCGCGGCGTTCGAGAGCGCCGGCTACGCGCTCAACTCGCTGGTGACCGCGCAGGGGCTGGACCTGGTCGCGCTCGTGCAGACCGAGGTCCTGCGCGGCCTGTTGGCGCCGGTGGGGCACGGGCTGTGGACGGCCATCCTCGGCGGCGTGCTGTTCGCGGCGTCGTCCGCGGGGCCGAGCTGGCGGTTTACCCCCGGCGTCATCGGCACGTTCGTCGGTGTGGCGGTCCTGCACGCGCTCTGGGACTCCGTGCACGGCATCGCGATCACGCTGACGCTGATGTTCACCGGGCTGCCGTGGCAGACCCTGCTGCTGCGGATCGGCCGAATGCCCGCGCCCACCCAGGCGCAGGCCAATCTGGTCAATCTGCTCGACTTCGTCGGCCTGCTCGTGATCGCCGCCATCGGCGTCCTCTGGCTGTGGGTCCTGGCGATGACCGGACGCGGCCGAAGGGAGGCAATCAGTCTGGCAGCGCCCTCAGGGCCCGCCGGGCCTCCAGGGCACCGGGGAGCCGCAGGGCCGGTGCGCCCGGCTCCCACCGGGCAGCCCGGCGCCCCCGTCGCACCGGATCACCCCACAGGCTCGGAACGGCGGGACGTCCCCGAGACGCACGAGGAACCCGACGACTGA
- a CDS encoding GntR family transcriptional regulator yields MNTTPSATDRAYEYTKDAILTRRYGGGDLVSEGDIAAGVGVSRTPVREALLRLQAEGLVRLFPKRGALIVPVSQQEIDDVIETRRLVEGFTTERAAGLAEAERVALVDALGSYLDVMRAHVATDKRAFVVADREFHRAIIRAAGNQVLIDLYETLRDRQLRMMEEGARTVERLRANIDEHAAIMDAIRDGDGPAAREAVRVHMDAAGAMLGARR; encoded by the coding sequence ATGAATACAACGCCGTCCGCGACAGATCGCGCATATGAGTACACGAAGGACGCCATTCTCACCCGCCGCTACGGGGGCGGCGACCTGGTCAGCGAGGGCGACATCGCGGCCGGGGTCGGGGTCTCCCGCACGCCGGTGCGCGAGGCGCTGCTCCGGCTCCAGGCCGAGGGGCTGGTCCGGCTCTTCCCCAAGCGCGGCGCGCTCATCGTCCCCGTCTCCCAGCAGGAGATCGACGACGTCATCGAGACCCGCCGCCTCGTCGAGGGCTTCACGACGGAGCGCGCGGCGGGACTGGCGGAGGCCGAGCGCGTCGCGCTCGTGGACGCGCTCGGCTCGTATCTGGACGTGATGCGCGCGCACGTGGCCACCGACAAGCGCGCGTTCGTCGTCGCCGACCGCGAGTTCCACCGCGCGATCATCCGCGCCGCCGGAAACCAGGTGCTGATCGACCTCTATGAGACCCTGCGCGACCGGCAGCTGCGCATGATGGAGGAGGGCGCGCGCACCGTGGAGCGGCTGCGCGCCAACATCGACGAGCACGCCGCCATCATGGACGCCATTCGCGACGGCGACGGTCCGGCGGCGCGCGAGGCCGTCCGGGTGCACATGGACGCCGCAGGGGCGATGCTCGGGGCGCGCCGGTGA
- a CDS encoding MFS transporter, giving the protein MSVDARERACDQTSSDGTSADPAGGGGQAPGTGIEPPGGARAWLVWGVAVGVYFLAMFHRNGLGVAALEAQERFHVGPALLSVLPVVQLIVYVALQVPTGVMADRLGPRKTLLIGLAAMTVGVAMFALAPSIEVAITARVLIGLGDAVTFLNVIRLGALWFPRKQYALVSAFTGTIGGLGQVASVVPLSAALHQLGWTAAFLATGAVTGVMMLLVLLVVRDRPAGMRATAHHHAPVPVRVSLVEALRARGPRVGMASHVVLQAPYTMLAALWGYPFLVEGLGMAPAAAGLVLTVLGVATLWVSPVLGAFIGRFPRIRAVFGVGLGMVLSAGWIAIVAWPGGPPVALVIAHFTVACAAMAMAAPISFDFARDGIPAQRTGVASSLVNMSGFTAVVVTVLLAGMILESGAGFQAAFVPVTVTTVLGTAVFAALLRRYPRST; this is encoded by the coding sequence GTGAGCGTCGACGCCCGGGAACGGGCGTGCGATCAGACATCCTCTGACGGGACATCCGCCGACCCGGCCGGTGGTGGCGGCCAGGCCCCGGGTACCGGGATCGAGCCTCCGGGCGGGGCCCGGGCCTGGCTGGTGTGGGGCGTCGCCGTCGGCGTCTACTTCCTGGCGATGTTCCACCGCAACGGGCTGGGCGTGGCGGCGCTGGAGGCCCAGGAGCGCTTCCACGTCGGTCCGGCGCTGCTGTCGGTGCTCCCCGTCGTGCAGCTGATCGTCTACGTGGCGCTCCAGGTGCCCACCGGGGTCATGGCCGACCGGCTCGGCCCGCGCAAGACGCTGCTGATCGGTCTGGCGGCGATGACGGTGGGCGTCGCCATGTTCGCGCTCGCCCCGAGCATCGAGGTGGCGATCACCGCCCGGGTGCTCATCGGCCTCGGCGACGCGGTGACCTTCCTCAACGTCATCCGGCTGGGCGCCCTGTGGTTCCCCCGGAAGCAGTACGCCCTGGTCAGCGCGTTCACCGGGACGATCGGCGGCCTCGGCCAGGTGGCCAGCGTCGTCCCGCTGTCGGCGGCGCTGCACCAGCTGGGCTGGACGGCCGCCTTCCTGGCCACGGGCGCGGTGACCGGCGTGATGATGCTGCTGGTGCTCCTGGTGGTCCGCGACCGGCCCGCGGGGATGCGCGCGACGGCCCACCACCACGCGCCGGTCCCGGTGCGGGTGAGCCTCGTGGAGGCGCTGCGGGCGCGCGGTCCGCGCGTGGGCATGGCCAGCCACGTGGTGCTGCAGGCGCCCTACACGATGCTCGCGGCGCTGTGGGGCTACCCCTTCCTGGTCGAAGGGCTGGGCATGGCCCCGGCGGCGGCCGGACTGGTGTTGACCGTTCTGGGGGTCGCCACGCTGTGGGTGTCGCCGGTCCTGGGCGCGTTCATCGGCCGCTTCCCCCGCATCCGCGCCGTTTTCGGCGTGGGGCTAGGCATGGTGCTCAGCGCGGGTTGGATCGCGATCGTCGCGTGGCCGGGCGGACCGCCCGTTGCGCTGGTCATCGCGCACTTCACCGTCGCGTGCGCGGCCATGGCGATGGCGGCGCCGATCTCCTTCGACTTCGCCCGTGACGGCATTCCCGCGCAGCGCACGGGCGTGGCGTCGAGCCTGGTGAACATGTCGGGGTTCACCGCCGTGGTGGTGACCGTGCTGCTCGCCGGGATGATCCTGGAGTCGGGTGCCGGTTTCCAGGCGGCGTTCGTGCCCGTCACCGTGACCACGGTGCTCGGTACCGCCGTGTTCGCCGCGCTGCTCCGGCGCTACCCGCGCTCCACCTGA
- a CDS encoding acyl-CoA dehydrogenase, translating into MTHYKSNLRDLEFNLFEVFKRQDVLGNGPFEELDEDTARTILDEVNRLATGVVAESFEDADRNPPVFDPKTNTVAIPESLKKSYQAYMDAGWYNLDLPQEVGGLGAPRSLVWAASELVLGANPSIHMYSAGPGFANILWQEGNEAQKKFALQAIENGWGATMVLTEPDAGSDVGAGRTKATDQGDGTWHIDGVKRFITSAEQDMTENIFHLVLARPEGAQAGTKGLSLFLVPKYLVNEDGSLGERNGAYVTNVEHKMGLKASTTCELTFGAKHPAIGYLVGDKHDGIRQMFLIIEYARMMVGTKAIATLSTGYLNALEYAKERKQGADLTQMTDKTAPRVTITHHPDVRRSLMTQKAYTEALRALVMYTATQQDAIQIAQHKGEDHSQLEAFNDLLLPIVKGVGSERSYALLSESLQTLGGSGYLQEYPIEQYIRDAKIDTLYEGTTAIQAQDFFFRKIVKNNGQAFGALMGEIKAFAGSDNGNGRLKEERALLAEAAADVEKIVEIMVGDAMRSAEETRELYKVGLNATRLLMGFGDVVLSWLLLRQAAIALDALDSAEGSDKDFYTGKIAAARFFADQVLPRLSAERKIAENTTLDLMDVPESAF; encoded by the coding sequence ATGACGCATTACAAGAGCAACCTCCGTGACCTCGAGTTCAACCTGTTTGAGGTCTTCAAGCGCCAGGACGTGCTGGGGAACGGCCCGTTCGAGGAGCTGGACGAGGACACGGCCCGCACCATCCTTGATGAGGTCAACCGGCTCGCCACCGGCGTCGTGGCTGAGTCGTTCGAAGACGCCGACCGCAACCCCCCGGTATTCGACCCCAAGACCAACACGGTCGCCATCCCCGAGAGCCTGAAGAAGTCGTACCAGGCCTACATGGACGCCGGTTGGTACAACCTGGACCTGCCCCAGGAGGTCGGCGGGCTCGGCGCGCCGCGCTCCCTCGTGTGGGCCGCCTCCGAGCTGGTGCTGGGAGCCAACCCCTCGATCCACATGTACTCGGCCGGTCCGGGCTTCGCCAACATCCTCTGGCAGGAGGGCAACGAGGCGCAGAAGAAGTTCGCCCTCCAGGCCATCGAGAACGGCTGGGGCGCCACCATGGTGCTCACCGAGCCCGACGCCGGGTCGGACGTCGGCGCCGGCCGCACCAAGGCCACCGACCAGGGCGACGGCACCTGGCACATCGATGGCGTCAAGCGCTTCATCACCTCGGCCGAGCAGGACATGACCGAGAACATCTTCCACCTGGTCTTGGCGCGACCCGAGGGCGCCCAGGCCGGGACGAAGGGTCTCTCCCTGTTCCTGGTGCCGAAGTACCTGGTCAACGAGGACGGTTCGCTCGGCGAGCGCAACGGCGCCTACGTGACCAACGTCGAGCACAAGATGGGCCTGAAGGCGTCCACCACCTGTGAGCTGACCTTCGGCGCCAAGCACCCCGCCATCGGCTACCTCGTCGGCGACAAGCACGACGGCATCCGGCAGATGTTCCTCATCATCGAGTACGCCCGGATGATGGTCGGCACGAAGGCGATCGCCACTCTGTCCACCGGCTACCTCAACGCCCTTGAGTACGCCAAGGAGCGCAAGCAGGGTGCCGACCTCACCCAGATGACCGACAAGACCGCGCCCCGGGTGACCATCACCCACCACCCGGACGTGCGGCGCAGCCTGATGACGCAGAAGGCCTACACCGAGGCCCTGCGCGCGCTGGTCATGTACACCGCCACCCAGCAGGACGCGATCCAGATCGCCCAGCACAAGGGCGAGGACCACAGCCAGCTGGAGGCCTTCAACGACCTGCTGCTGCCAATCGTCAAGGGTGTCGGCTCCGAGCGCTCCTACGCGCTGCTCTCCGAGTCGCTGCAGACCCTCGGCGGCTCCGGGTACCTGCAGGAGTACCCGATCGAGCAGTACATCCGCGACGCCAAGATCGACACCCTCTACGAGGGCACCACGGCCATCCAGGCGCAGGACTTCTTCTTCCGCAAGATCGTGAAGAACAACGGTCAGGCGTTCGGCGCGCTGATGGGCGAGATCAAGGCCTTCGCCGGCAGCGACAACGGCAACGGCCGCCTCAAGGAGGAGCGCGCCCTCCTCGCCGAGGCCGCGGCCGACGTCGAGAAGATCGTCGAGATCATGGTCGGCGACGCCATGCGCTCCGCCGAGGAGACCCGCGAGCTCTACAAGGTCGGCCTCAACGCCACCCGCCTGCTCATGGGCTTCGGCGACGTGGTGCTGAGCTGGCTGCTGCTCCGCCAGGCCGCGATCGCGCTGGATGCCCTCGACAGCGCCGAGGGCAGCGACAAGGACTTCTACACCGGCAAGATCGCCGCCGCGCGGTTCTTCGCCGACCAGGTCCTGCCGCGCCTGTCCGCCGAGCGCAAGATCGCCGAGAACACCACGCTCGACCTGATGGACGTCCCCGAATCGGCGTTCTAA